Proteins co-encoded in one Pleurodeles waltl isolate 20211129_DDA chromosome 2_2, aPleWal1.hap1.20221129, whole genome shotgun sequence genomic window:
- the KLF10 gene encoding Krueppel-like factor 10, which produces MLNFGAASYQRAMEKLEMTSEKQSESWWWNSTTEKSDFEAVEALMSMSYSWKYDFKKYMEPRPITPASDVSEEMEDNLLPSATEFQAMPAFCLTPPYSPSDFEMSQAVQPVITKSSSAQSIVSKRDTDKAVKEVIKDPVEDKQPKAQVTSVIRHTADAQLYSQNPSMSNVACGSRCENTLTNRTVKLNEEMSRKGLPCATVPPMKLTNENQQVSYEENKARWTQHIISAPQMLSCHNSTASQLSAQPTPMVLQSSNSTSSVIPTMPVICQMLPFSVNRPVVTSVVPSHTQSSQQTSLCQPVVVMGSQVPKAALMFVMPQTVVHNTKPTINNPNGTRFSPIAPAPGCTTSAAKMTPQVDSSRIRSHICSQTGCGKTYFKSSHLKAHMRTHTGEKPFTCSWDGCERKFARSDELSRHRRTHTGEKKFACPMCDRRFMRSDHLTKHARRHLSAKKLPNWQMEVSKLNDVELVSSTPVQ; this is translated from the exons ATGCTCAACTTCGGCGCCGCGTCTTATCAGCGAGCG ATGGAAAAACTAGAGATGACGTCGGAAAAGCAAAGTGAGAGTTGGTGGTGGAACAGTACAACGGAAAAAAGTGATTTTGAAGCTGTTGAGGCACTAATGTCCATGAGTTACAGCTGGAAATACGATTTCAAGAAGTACATGGAGCCCAGGCCCATTACCCCAGCATCTGATGTGTCGGAGGAGATGGAGGATAACCTGCTCCCAAGTGCGACAGAGTTTCAAGCTATGCCAGCATTT TGCCTGACACCTCCATATAGCCCTTCCGATTTCGAGATGTCTCAAGCCGTTCAGCCAGTTATAACAAAGTCATCTAGCGCACAGTCCATTGTTTCCAAGCGGGACACTGACAAGGCAGTGAAAGAGGTCATAAAAGATCCTGTAGAGGACAAGCAACCCAAAGCCCAAGTGACCAGTGTGATCCGCCACACAGCAGATGCACAACTGTACAGTCAGAATCCTAGTATGTCGAATGTAGCTTGTGGGTCAAGGTGCGAAAACACTTTAACAAACAGAACAGTCAAACTTAATGaagaaatgtcaagaaaaggtctACCCTGTGCAACAGTGCCTCCCATGAAATTGACAAATGAAAACCAACAAGTGTCCTATGAGGAAAACAAAGCAAGGTGGACACAACATATAATTTCAGCTCCGCAGATGCTGTCATGCCATAACTCTACAGCAAGTCAGTTATCAGCGCAACCAACTCCAATGGTACTCCAATCGTCTAACTCCACATCGAGTGTCATCCCAACCATGCCAGTCATTTGTCAGATGCTTCCGTTCTCTGTGAACAGGCCTGTGGTCACTTCTGTTGTTCCTTCTCACACCCAGTCGAGCCAGCAAACAAGTCTTTGTCAGCCTGTTGTAGTCATGGGAAGTCAAGTACCGAAAGCAGCCCTTATGTTCGTAATGCCACAGACAGTTGTACATAATACAAAACCTACAATAAACAATCCAAATGGCACTCGATTCTCTCCCATTGCACCTGCTCCAGGTTGCACAACGTCTGCAGCAAAAATGACACCACAGGTTGACTCTTCAAGAATTCGAAGCCATATTTGCAGCCAGACAGGTTGTGGAAAGACTTATTTCAAGAGTTCTCATTTAAAAGCCCACATGAGGACGCATACAG GAGAAAAACCTTTTACTTGCAGTTGGGATGGCTGTGAGCGGAAGTTTGCCCGTTCTGATGAACTGTCTCGACATCGAAGGACACACACCGGAGAGAAGAAATTTGCTTGTCCAATGTGTGATCGACGGTTCATGAGAAGTGACCATTTGACCAAGCATGCCCGCCGTCACTTATCAGCTAAAAAGTTACCAAACTGGCAAATGGAAGTCAGCAAGTTAAATGATGTTGAGTTGGTGAGCTCTACACCTGTTCAGTGA